In the genome of Pirellulales bacterium, one region contains:
- a CDS encoding glycosyltransferase has translation MKILLNTTTLTIGGALQLATSLIREALRRPSDIEWHLAMSRPVYDQVRQFHPSPIPRATVFEQSPARSSDARKRLRELEATIRPDCIFTPYGPTYVQFAAPHLMGAANPWVAHADIHAYQVMGFPFEWLQTFVLSIYRGYWFRKAEMLTVETEYVRQGYHLRVGTPLPRIAVVPNTCGQHYLQHQGLRPYPKPGKRIRILCFAAPYKHKRVDIASHVAAELTARRPELDFEFVTTIAEGDPMVSRMKESAKALGVGSRINNLGVVPVVAGPSLYESCDICFMPTVLECFSATYPEAMAMGLPIVTTDLGFLRDVCQDAALYFPPNNSRIAAERILELLGSESLWNRLIMAGKRVLRGLPTASERFRMYVQLLKQMRKTPEQASPLTHLPHHNRSSDSRMDAGI, from the coding sequence CGAATGGCACTTGGCGATGTCGCGCCCCGTATACGATCAGGTGCGGCAGTTTCATCCGTCCCCCATACCGCGCGCTACGGTATTCGAGCAAAGTCCAGCAAGAAGCTCCGACGCCCGAAAACGATTGCGAGAGCTTGAGGCGACGATTCGTCCGGATTGCATTTTCACGCCCTATGGACCGACCTATGTGCAATTTGCGGCACCACATCTGATGGGTGCAGCCAACCCTTGGGTGGCGCATGCGGACATCCACGCCTACCAGGTAATGGGGTTTCCTTTCGAGTGGCTGCAAACGTTCGTACTCAGCATCTATCGCGGATATTGGTTTCGCAAAGCGGAAATGTTGACTGTGGAAACCGAATACGTTCGGCAAGGTTATCACCTCCGCGTAGGCACGCCTCTCCCGCGCATCGCGGTGGTCCCGAATACCTGCGGTCAGCATTATCTCCAGCATCAAGGTCTGCGCCCCTACCCAAAACCCGGCAAGCGGATTCGCATCCTTTGCTTTGCGGCTCCCTATAAGCATAAGCGCGTCGATATCGCCTCGCACGTCGCCGCCGAGTTGACGGCCCGTCGACCGGAACTCGACTTTGAATTCGTCACGACAATCGCTGAGGGGGACCCCATGGTCAGCCGGATGAAAGAATCCGCTAAAGCCCTCGGCGTCGGGTCGCGGATTAACAACCTGGGAGTAGTGCCTGTCGTCGCCGGTCCGAGTCTCTACGAGAGTTGCGACATATGTTTCATGCCGACGGTGCTGGAGTGCTTTAGCGCTACCTATCCTGAGGCTATGGCAATGGGGCTTCCCATCGTTACCACCGATCTAGGATTTCTACGTGATGTGTGCCAAGATGCGGCGCTGTACTTCCCGCCCAACAATAGCCGAATCGCTGCGGAAAGAATTCTTGAGTTGCTCGGCTCAGAGTCACTATGGAACCGCCTGATCATGGCCGGCAAACGTGTCTTGAGAGGCTTGCCCACAGCATCGGAAAGATTTCGAATGTACGTGCAGTTGCTCAAGCAAATGCGCAAGACCCCTGAACAGGCGTCCCCGCTAACGCACCTTCCGCATCACAATCGTTCCAGTGATTCTCGAATGGATGCCGGGATTTGA